Proteins encoded in a region of the Podarcis muralis chromosome 6, rPodMur119.hap1.1, whole genome shotgun sequence genome:
- the LOC114597077 gene encoding L-threonine ammonia-lyase-like yields MESPRFVSGAKPLAVASSGSFLPPYGAVVGVLLHFFVYFIAMLYSFAKKLFAKKDECIVRKLDAPAHCELRCCKEGPVGNGLIGQRPPSINPERLKDFGEEDYLNGGVKTWEMKIISHNEELLRDPVVRPERSSLPAYNKFIRFEDISAAAFKIQCGVQKTPCTYSRLSKQYGMDIYLKKEFLQYTGSVKERGVLYLLMSLQQDQQRKGVIVASDTNFSMAVAYHASEHQIPVFVIMSTSTLPARVKMCREYGAMVISYGSTARDAQMHAKRLAQENGYLYLEEEDSSVYLSGLGTMGLEIYEQVPKLDAVIFPAGAHCGLLAGSAAALKHLNEHISVIGVESESFPVLQQSLKIGHPVEDQTRSNHQFYRDVSGPCFGTNSLQLTGKFVDKVVTVREEDILIAMLRLLEYERATVDAEGSIGLAALVTGKLPELKGKRVAVAVCSGNLELSLMRQCIDRALTLDNRVCKFSILISDCPGDISKLLAILAREETRILDIKQEHMYVASDLFTSEVTCIVETRDKIHTAQLRNALLDCYPMMTWMER; encoded by the exons ATGGAAAGTCCTAGGTTTGTGTCTGGGGCCAAGCCACTGGCCGTCGCCTCCTCTGGATCCTTCCTGCCTCCTTATGGTGCAGTAGTTGGAGTATTGCTTCACttctttgtttatttcattgccaTGCTTTATAG CTTTGCAAAGAAGCTATTTGCAAAAAA AGATGAATGTATAGTGAGAAAATTGGATGCCCCTGCACACTGTGAACTTCGGTGCTGTAAGGAGGGGCCAGTAGGAAATGGTCTCATTGGGCAGCGGCCACCCTCCATCAACCCTGAGAGACTGAAAGATTTTGGTGAAGAAGATTACCTAAATGGGGGAGTGAAGACATGGGAAATGAAGATAATCAGCCATAACGAGGAATTGCTAAGAGATCCAGTTGTTCGTCCAGAAAGAAGTAGCCTGCCAGCCTACAACAAGTTTATTCGATTTGAAGATATCAGTGCAGCAGCGTTCAAAATTCAGTGTGGAGTCCAGAAAACGCCTTGTACG TATTCTAGGCTTTCAAAGCAGTATGGAATGGACATATATCTAAAGAAAGAGTTCCTTCAGTACACAGGATCTGTGAAGGAGCGGGGTGTGCTTTACCTTCTGATGTCTTTACAACAG GATCAGCAAAGGAAAGGTGTGATCGTTGCCTCGGACACTAACTTCTCCATGGCAGTAGCATATCATGCCTCAGAGCACCAAATCCCGGTGTTTGTCATCATGTCCACCAGCACCTTGCCAGCCAGAGTTAAAATGTGCCGCGAGTACGGTGCCATGGTCATTTCCTATGGCTCTACAGCGAGAGATGCTCAGATGCACGCCAAGAGGCTGGCACAAGAAAACGGCTACTTGTATCTCGAAGA AGAAGACAGTTCTGTCTATCTATCAGGGCTGGGGACCATGGGACTGGAGATCTACGAACAGGTGCCAAAACTGGATGCAGTGATATTCCCGGCAGGGGCCCACTGTGGACTGCTAGCAGGCTCAGCTGCTGCGCTGAAACACCTGAACGAAcatatttctgtgatt GGTGTAGAATCGGAGAGTTTCCCTGTGTTGCAGCAATCGTTAAAGATTGGTCACCCGGTAGAAGATCAGACCCGCAGTAACCATCAGTTTTACAGAG ATGTGAGTGGACCTTGTTTTGGCACCAACTCGTTACAGCTGACTGGGAAATTTGTTGATAAGGTTGTAACAGTGAG AGAAGAGGACATTCTGATTGCCATGCTGAGGTTGCTGGAATACGAACGAGCCACAGTCGATGCAGAAGGATCCATTGGCCTTGCAGCTCTGGTCACTGGGAAGTTGCCAGAGTTAAAGGGTAAAAG AGTGGCTGTTGCAGTGTGCAGTGGTAACCTGGAGCTCTCCCTGATGAGACAGTGCATAGATCGTGCCCTTACACTGGACAACAGGGTCTGCAAATTCTCCATTCTGATCTCTGACTGTCCAGGCGATATTTCAAAGCTGCTGGCTATCTTGGCTCGGGAGGAAACAAG AATTTTGGACATAAAACAAGAACACATGTACGTGGCGTCTGATCTGTTCACCAGCGAG